Part of the Deltaproteobacteria bacterium genome is shown below.
TACGTGATGCCGACGGCCAGGAAGAAGAGAAGGAGGGCGCGGCGGCTCCGGCGGATTTCCGGGGGAGAGGTTTTCTGCGCCATGCGGGCGATTATACCGCGGACATGGATAAGGAGAGGTCCGAGGTTCCCGGGGGGCGTCTGGTATAATGGCCGGCAACGAAGTTCACTCGAAACGGAAGGAGAAAACGCATGCGCCGAACCGTCCGGTCGCTCCTGTTTCTGCTCGCCGCCGGAATCCTGCTTTCGCCGCTCCAGGCAAACGCCGCCGGAGGAAACGCCGCGGCCCCGACCGGGGTTACGATCCCGAAGGGGTATCGCAACTGGCAGGTGGTCGCACCTTCCCAGCGGGACGACAAGGACGAGATCCGCGTGATCCTCGGAAACGACATCGCCATGAAGGCGTACCGGGCGAAGAAGCTCCCCTTCCCGGACGGCGCGATCCTCGCGAAGCTGGCGTGGAAGCGCGCCAGGTCGACGGAGTTCGACAAGACCTTCGTGCCGGGCGATCCGCAGCGGATCGAGTTCATGGTGAAGAACACGAAAAAGTACGCCTCCACCGGCGGGTGGGGGTTCGGACGGTTCGTCGACGGCGCTCCCGCGAGCGCGCAGGACCACGCCACCTGCTTCCCGTGCCACGAGGCGAACGTCAAGGGAAACGACTTCGTCTTCACGCGGTACGCCCCGTAAAACCGGAACCCGGCCGGACCGTGGATTTCCACGTCACCCCGCTGCGCAGCGGCTCCTCCGGGAACCTGACGCTCGTATCGCACGGGGGAACGACCGTGCTCGTCGACGCCGGGCTTCCGTCCCAGCGGGGGCTGTCGGCCGCGCTCGCCGAGGCGGGGTGCGCCTGGGACGACGTGGACGCCGTGCTGGTGTCCCACCTCCACAGCGACCACGTGAACCCTTCGGCGGTCGCGTGCTGCGCCCGGCACGAGGTCCCGATCCACCTGCACCGGAAGAACCTCGACGGGTTCGTGAGCAAGGTGCTGTCGCGCTCCCCCCCTTCCGGCCCGGTGCGGACGTTCGGGGACGGCGAGACGTTTTCCGTCGGCCGGATCGCGATAAAGCCGTTCCGGGTCCCCCACGACGCGCGGGGCGTCACGTGCGGTTTCGCCTTCACCCCCGCCGCCGGGGAGAGGAACGTCCGCGTGACGATGGCGACCGACCTCGGGCGGAACGACAACGGGCTGTTCGAGGAGTTCGTGGACAGCGACCTGATCCTGATCGAGGCGAACTACGACGAGGGGATGCTGAACCGCAGCGGCCGGCACGATCGCGGGCGCGTCGGCTCCGGCGTCGGGCACTTCTCCAACGCGCAGGCGGGCATCTTCCTGGTCCGGGTGCTCCAGGAAAGCCGGAAGAGCCCCAAGGCGGTCATCCTGTGCCACCTGAGCGCGGACCACAACACTCCGGAACTCGCCCGCGGCACGGTGCGGGAGATCCTGTCCGCCCACCGGTTCGACGGGGTCCCCGTCCACGCGGCGAGGCGCGGGGCGCCCCTGCGGAAATTCACCGTCTGAGGCGGCGATTGAATACCGGGGCTTCGGGCCCCGTCTCACATTACCCGACGGAAACGGGAGGGTTCCGATGCGCAAGTTCGCAAGCCTGCTGCTGATCGCCACCATCACGGTCTCGCTTCTGTCCGGGTGCGCCTCCTCGAACCAGACGGTGCGGGATCACAAGGGGACCGCCATCGGCGCGGGGGCGGGTGCCGTCGGCGGCGCGGTCCTGGGCGGGCTGGTGGGCGGAAAGCGCGGCGCGGTGGCCGGGGGGCTCCTGGGCGCCCTTGCCGGCGGCCTGGTCGGGAACTACTACGACCAGAAGGAGAAAAGCCTGGCCGAGACCCGCAAGGAGCACACCGACTACAGCGCGGCCAAGGGGACGCGGCTCAAGATCGACCGGCTCCGGGCGACCCCGGCAGCGGTGTTCCCCGGAGAGACCGTCGACATCCAGATGACGTACGCGGTCCTGACCCCGCGGGAGGACCTGATGGTCCCCGTCCGGGAGAGCCGCGAGATCCTGTTCAACGGCGCGAAGGTCGGGGAAACCTCCGTGGACATCGAGCGCGAAGGAGGAACCTGGCGCTCCGCCGTCCCCATCACCCTGCCCGCGGACGCGAAGCCGGGCAACTACCGGGTCGTAGCCTCCGTCGAGACGCGCGGCGGCGGGAAGGACATCGAGGAGATCACCTTCCGCGTCAAGCGGTAAACGTACGGGGCCGGCGACTCCGCCGGCCCACCCTTGCCCGATTTCCGATACAATCTGGGGTGCGATGGAATCCTCCCTCCGGAAGCAGGACGTCGACCTGCTCGTGGACGCCCGCCACTGGGATCCGTTCTCCGTCCTGGGGCCGCACCTCGTGGAGGAGAACGGGACCCCGTTCGTTTCCGTGCGCGTGATCCAGCCCCGGGCGCGGGAGGCGCACGTCCTGCGCAACGAGGGCGGCGCGATCCGTCGCGCCGCGATGACCCGCGTCCACCCCGATGGCCTCTTCGAGGCGCAGTTCCCGAAGGACCGGGAGATCTTCCCGTACCGCCTGGAGTTCTCCGACCGGGCCGGGTACCGCTGGACGCAGCACGACCCGTACGCCTTCGGGCTGGTCCTCTCCGACTTCGACGTCCACCTGCTGGCCGAAGGGAGCCACCTGGACCAGTACGAGAAGCTCGGGAGCCACGTGACCGCCGTCGACGGGGTCCCGGGGACGGCGTTCTCCGTCTGGGCGCCCAACGCGGAGCGCGTGTCGGTGGTGTGCAACGCGAACCACTGGGACGGCCGCGTGAACCCGATGCGCAACCGCGGCGAATCCGGCATCTGGGAGATCTTCCTCCCCGGCGTGGCCGAGGAGGAGGTCTACAAGTACGAGATCCGGGCCCGCGGCACCGGGGAGCTGCTGCTGAAGTCGGACCCCTTCGCCTTCCGGTTCGAGGCGCCGCCGCACACCGGGTCGATCGTCTGCTCCATCGACGGGTACGCGTGGGGAGACGCGGCGTGGATCGCGGAGCGCGCCCGGAGGAACGTCCTCGACTCCCCCTTCTCCGTCTACGAGGTCCACCTCGGGTCGTGGAAACGGAAGGACGGCGAGCGGGGGCCGTACCTCTCCTACCTCGAGCTTGCGGACGACCTCGTTCCATACGTCAAGGGGATGGGGTACACGCACATCGAGCTGATGCCCGTGGCCGAGCACCCGTTCGACGGCTCCTGGGGGTACCAGGTGCTGGGGTACTTCGCCCCCACGTCCCGCTTCGGCCGCCCGGAGGAGTTCATGGCGTTCGTCGACCGGTGCCACGGCGCCGGGATCGGCGTGCTCCTCGACTGGGTCCCGGCCCACTTCCCCCGCGACGCCCACGGCCTCGCCCGCTTCGACGGGACCCACCTCTACGAGCATGCGGACCCGCGGATGGGGGAGCACAGCGACTGGGGGACCCTCATCTTCAACTTCGGGCGCCGGGAGGTGGCGAACTTCCTCCTCTCGAGCGCGCTGTTCTGGCTGGACAAGTACCACATCGACGGGCTCCGGGTCGACGCGGTGGCGTCGATGCTCTACCTCGACTACTCCCGCAAGCCCGGCGAGTGGATCCCCAACGCCTACGGGGGAAACGAGAACCTCGAGGCGATCGCCTTCCTCAAGCGGATGAACGAGGCGGTCCACGGGCGGTACCCCGGCGCGATCACGATCGCGGAGGAGTCCACCGCCTGGCCCGCCGTCTCGCGTCCCGTCTACCTCGGAGGACTCGGGTTCACGCTCAAGTGGAACATGGGGTGGATGCACGACATGCTGCAGTTCATCGGGAAGGACCCGATCCACCGGAAGTATCACTTCGGGCAGCTCACGTTCGCGCTGCTGTACGCCTTCCACGAGAATTTCGTGCTCCCCTTCTCGCACGACGAGGTCGTGCACATGAAACGTTCCATGCTCGACAAGATGCCCGGGGACCTCTGGGGGAAGTTCGCCAGCCTCCGGCTGCTCTACGCCTACATGTACGCGCACCCGGGGAAGAAGCTCCTCTTCATGGGGGGGGAGATCGCGCAGTGGGAGGAGTGGGACCACGACCGGTCGCTGCAGTGGGACCTGCTCCGGTGGGAGACCCACCAGGGGGTGCAGCGGTTCGCGCGGGACCTGAACCGCGTCTACCGCGAGACGCCGGCGCTGCACGAAATCGATTTCCGCCCGGAGGGGTTCGAGTGGATCGACTTCCGGGACGCCGACAACAGCGTCGTGTCGTTCATCCGCCGGGGGAGGAACCCGGACGATTGCGTCGTGTGCGTCTTCAACTTCACTCCCGTGCCGCGGGAAGGCTACCGCCTCGGCGTCCCGTACCCCGGCCGGTACCGCGAGGCGTTGAACAGCGACGCCTCCGCCTACGGCGGGAGCAACGCGGGGAACGGGGGGTTCCTCGATTCCGAAGCGACGCCGTGGATGGGCCGCCCGCACTCCATCCGCCTCACCCTTCCTCCGTTGGGCTCCCTCTACCTCCGCCCGGAAAGGTAGATGGGCGGCACTTCCGGCGCCGCCTCGACGTTCCGGGCGCTCCGCCACCGAAACTTCCGCCTCTGGTTCTTCGGCCAGCTCACGTCGCTGGTGGGCACCTGGATGCAGACGATCGCCCAGAACTGGCTGGTGTACCAGCTGACCGGATCCGCCGCCGACCTCGGGCTCGTAAACTTCGTCGGCGCCATCCCCCTCGTGCCCCTCACCCTCTACGCCGGGGCGATCGCCGACCGTTTCGAGAAGCGCCGGGTGATCTTCTGGTGCCAGGCGGCGATGATGCTCCTCGCCTTCCTCCTCGCCCTCCTCTGCTGGACCGGCGCGGTGCGGCTGTGGCACGTGCTTCTGCTGGCGTTCCTCCTCGGGGCGGCGCAGGCCGTGGACACCCCGGCGCGGCAGGCGTTCGTCGTGGAGCTGGTGGGGAGGGAGGACCTGACCAACGCCATCGCGCTGAACTCCGGCATCTTCCACGGCGCGCGGGTCGTGGGGCCGGCCGCGGCGGGCATCCTGGTCGCCGCCTCGGGGGTGGCGGGCGCCTTCTTCGTCAACGGGGCGAGCTTCACGGCGGTCCTGCTCTGCCTGTTTCTCATGGACGTCGCCCTGATCCGGCGGACCGGCGACGGACCGGATTCGGCGGGGGACCTCCTCGGCGGGGTGAAATTCCTCCGGGAGCACCGGATCCCCCGCGGGATCGTCGTCCTGATCTCCCTGTCCGCCCTCCTCGCGATGCCGTACCACGTGCTGATCCCCATCTTCGCGCGGGAGATCCTCGGGCAGGGCGCGCCGGGCTACGGCGTGCTGATGTCCGCCGCCGGAGTCGGCGCGGTCCTCGGGTCGCTCTTCTCCGCCTCCCGGTACGTGGGGGACCGGAAGGGGGCGACGATCACGGCGGGGAGCCTCGTCTTCCCGTTCTTCCTGCTGGCGTTCGCCTTCTGCCGGAGCTACGCCGCCGCGATTCTCCTGCTGGTCGCGATCGGGTTCTCCTTCGTCCTCCAGAACGCCCCCGCGAACTCCCTCCTCCAGCACCTGGTGCCCGACCACCTCCGCGGCCGGGTGATGGCGCTGTACGTCTCCCTCTTCCTCGGGCTCATGCGGATCGGCTCCCTCCTGCTCGGCGGGCTGGCCGAGGTGACCTCCGCGCCGACGGCGCTGGCGGCCCTCTCCGTCACGGCGCTGCTGGTGGGGCTGTGGGTCCGCTTCCGCTACCCGGAGCTCACCCGGTCCGCGTGACCCCGCCCGCAACGAAGGGGGAGGAGGTCGCTACTCGCAGGGGGGCTCCCCGTTCGCATGCGCCGCCAGGCTCCCCGGCTCCGAACAGCGAACGTGGCCTGCGGTCCTCTCCCCACCCTCCGGCCAGCCTTCTAGCCCCGATCACATCCTCACAGTTAGAATTGCGGGTTCTCCGCCGGTTCCGCGCTGGCGGCTCCGCTCAGGGGACCCCCCTGCTCCGTACGCTCCTTGTGCCCCTGCGGAGTGCCGCAACGTATTCCGCCGTCAGGCATTGCGAACGGACGGTTGCGGTAGAATACGGGCATGCGCAAACCAGCTTTCGCCGTACTGGTCCTTTTCGCGCTTCTGTGGGCCGCGAATGCCTTCGGGTGGGCGTTCGCGGTGTGCGGCGACAGCCGGGACGACCGGAACGGCATCCTGCCGCAGATCCTCTCCGCGGTGGACGCCTCCGACATGGAGTTCCTCCTCCATACCGGCGACATGGTCAACCACGACTCGCCGGGGGAGTGGGACAAGTTCGTTGCGGCGACCGCGTCGTTCCGCAAGCCGCTCCGGGTGGCGATCGGGAACCACGAGCTGTACGGGGGCGGGAATCGGGAGCGGTTCGCGGAGCGGTTCGGCCTCTCCGGCACCTCCTATTCGTTCACGCACCGGGACGCCCGCTTCGCGATCGTCGACAACGCCGGCGGGGCGTTCCCCGACAATGTCCTCGCCTGGCTCGATCGCGACCTGGCGTCCCATCCGAAAGGGAGGGACGGGGTCGCGGTGATCGTCGTCGCGATGCATCACCCGCCGGAAACGGAAATCACCCGTCCCCACGGAACAGGATTCGGATACGAGGAGCAGAGCGCGAAGCTGCTGGCGATCCTGAAGAAACACCGGGTCGACGCGGTCCTGGCGAGCCACGAGCACATGCACCACGTCGAGGATTGGGGCGGGATCCTGATGCTGGTCTCCGGCGGCGCGGGCGCGCCGCTGGTGCCGCTGCAGAAGTACGGCTACTACCGGATCGACGTGGAGAACGGACGGCTGCGGGAGACGTTCCGCCCCGTCAGGCCATCGGCGAAGTGACCTCGTCCCGCGGCGGGCCGGGGGGCGGATGCCCCGGGGCGGGATCCTCCTTCCCCAGGGCTTGCCGGAGAACCTGGCTCAAATCCCCGAGCCGGTACGGCTTCGCGATCACGCCCACGAAACCGTGTTCCTTGTATCCTGCCATCACCGGGTCGTTGGAGTAACCGCTCGAAACGACGATGCGGGCATCCGGGTGCTTCTCGAGGATCCGGGCGGCGGTCTCCTTCCCGCCCATCCCGCCGGGGATGACCAGGTCCAGGATGACCAGGTCGTACGCGCCGGGGCCCCGCGACGCTTCCTCGTACTTCGAGATCGCCTCCTCGCCGTGCCGGGAAAACACCGGCGTGTACCCCAGCTGTGTGAGCATCTCCCCGACCACGTCCAGGACCAGCTCCTCGTCGTCCATGAGGAGGACCGTGCCGTTCCCCGGCAGCGCGGCGACCGTCGGATCCGGGCGGACATCCCGCGGGACCTCGCCGGTCGCGGGAAGGTAGATCCGGAACGTCGTCCCGGCGCCGATCGCGGAATCCGCGAAGATGTTCCCCCCGTGGTTCTTCAGGATGGTGTAGCAGGTCGTGAGCCCCAGCCCGCTCCCGGCCGCTTTCGTGGTGAAGTACGGATCGAAGATCTTCGGCAGGATGTCGGCGGGGATTCCGGACCCCTCGTCCGCCATGACGATCTTCACGTAGCTCCCGGCCATGACGTGCGGGACCTCCCCTTCCCGGACGCGGGCGTTCTCCATCGACACGCGCAGGATCCCGCCGGCCGGCATCGCCTCCGCCGCGTTGATCGCCAGGTTGTGGAAGACCTGCCCGAGCTGTCCCGCGTCGGCGGTCACC
Proteins encoded:
- a CDS encoding MFS transporter is translated as MGGTSGAASTFRALRHRNFRLWFFGQLTSLVGTWMQTIAQNWLVYQLTGSAADLGLVNFVGAIPLVPLTLYAGAIADRFEKRRVIFWCQAAMMLLAFLLALLCWTGAVRLWHVLLLAFLLGAAQAVDTPARQAFVVELVGREDLTNAIALNSGIFHGARVVGPAAAGILVAASGVAGAFFVNGASFTAVLLCLFLMDVALIRRTGDGPDSAGDLLGGVKFLREHRIPRGIVVLISLSALLAMPYHVLIPIFAREILGQGAPGYGVLMSAAGVGAVLGSLFSASRYVGDRKGATITAGSLVFPFFLLAFAFCRSYAAAILLLVAIGFSFVLQNAPANSLLQHLVPDHLRGRVMALYVSLFLGLMRIGSLLLGGLAEVTSAPTALAALSVTALLVGLWVRFRYPELTRSA
- a CDS encoding MBL fold metallo-hydrolase yields the protein MDFHVTPLRSGSSGNLTLVSHGGTTVLVDAGLPSQRGLSAALAEAGCAWDDVDAVLVSHLHSDHVNPSAVACCARHEVPIHLHRKNLDGFVSKVLSRSPPSGPVRTFGDGETFSVGRIAIKPFRVPHDARGVTCGFAFTPAAGERNVRVTMATDLGRNDNGLFEEFVDSDLILIEANYDEGMLNRSGRHDRGRVGSGVGHFSNAQAGIFLVRVLQESRKSPKAVILCHLSADHNTPELARGTVREILSAHRFDGVPVHAARRGAPLRKFTV
- a CDS encoding metallophosphoesterase, producing MRKPAFAVLVLFALLWAANAFGWAFAVCGDSRDDRNGILPQILSAVDASDMEFLLHTGDMVNHDSPGEWDKFVAATASFRKPLRVAIGNHELYGGGNRERFAERFGLSGTSYSFTHRDARFAIVDNAGGAFPDNVLAWLDRDLASHPKGRDGVAVIVVAMHHPPETEITRPHGTGFGYEEQSAKLLAILKKHRVDAVLASHEHMHHVEDWGGILMLVSGGAGAPLVPLQKYGYYRIDVENGRLRETFRPVRPSAK
- a CDS encoding cytochrome P460 family protein translates to MRRTVRSLLFLLAAGILLSPLQANAAGGNAAAPTGVTIPKGYRNWQVVAPSQRDDKDEIRVILGNDIAMKAYRAKKLPFPDGAILAKLAWKRARSTEFDKTFVPGDPQRIEFMVKNTKKYASTGGWGFGRFVDGAPASAQDHATCFPCHEANVKGNDFVFTRYAP
- the glgB gene encoding 1,4-alpha-glucan branching protein GlgB, which encodes MESSLRKQDVDLLVDARHWDPFSVLGPHLVEENGTPFVSVRVIQPRAREAHVLRNEGGAIRRAAMTRVHPDGLFEAQFPKDREIFPYRLEFSDRAGYRWTQHDPYAFGLVLSDFDVHLLAEGSHLDQYEKLGSHVTAVDGVPGTAFSVWAPNAERVSVVCNANHWDGRVNPMRNRGESGIWEIFLPGVAEEEVYKYEIRARGTGELLLKSDPFAFRFEAPPHTGSIVCSIDGYAWGDAAWIAERARRNVLDSPFSVYEVHLGSWKRKDGERGPYLSYLELADDLVPYVKGMGYTHIELMPVAEHPFDGSWGYQVLGYFAPTSRFGRPEEFMAFVDRCHGAGIGVLLDWVPAHFPRDAHGLARFDGTHLYEHADPRMGEHSDWGTLIFNFGRREVANFLLSSALFWLDKYHIDGLRVDAVASMLYLDYSRKPGEWIPNAYGGNENLEAIAFLKRMNEAVHGRYPGAITIAEESTAWPAVSRPVYLGGLGFTLKWNMGWMHDMLQFIGKDPIHRKYHFGQLTFALLYAFHENFVLPFSHDEVVHMKRSMLDKMPGDLWGKFASLRLLYAYMYAHPGKKLLFMGGEIAQWEEWDHDRSLQWDLLRWETHQGVQRFARDLNRVYRETPALHEIDFRPEGFEWIDFRDADNSVVSFIRRGRNPDDCVVCVFNFTPVPREGYRLGVPYPGRYREALNSDASAYGGSNAGNGGFLDSEATPWMGRPHSIRLTLPPLGSLYLRPER
- a CDS encoding glycine zipper 2TM domain-containing protein is translated as MRKFASLLLIATITVSLLSGCASSNQTVRDHKGTAIGAGAGAVGGAVLGGLVGGKRGAVAGGLLGALAGGLVGNYYDQKEKSLAETRKEHTDYSAAKGTRLKIDRLRATPAAVFPGETVDIQMTYAVLTPREDLMVPVRESREILFNGAKVGETSVDIEREGGTWRSAVPITLPADAKPGNYRVVASVETRGGGKDIEEITFRVKR